The following proteins come from a genomic window of Gopherus flavomarginatus isolate rGopFla2 chromosome 22, rGopFla2.mat.asm, whole genome shotgun sequence:
- the LDLRAP1 gene encoding low density lipoprotein receptor adapter protein 1 isoform X2 — MEALRSAGRAIIRSPSAAKQSWGSGKHKKLPENWTDTRETLLEGMLFNLKYMGMTLVEHPKGEDLSAAAVKRIVAMAKARGKKLQKVTLKVSPRGIILNDSGTNELIENISIYRISYCTADKSHDKVFAYIAQSQHNENLECHAFLCPKRKLAQAVTLTVAQAFKVAYEFWQASKEEKEKREKSISEGEGASGPNSEDPACLKAFATGNLLDFGDAAKSLQPVSTNATHIDELDPNFSSENNNIVWEMDDGLEEAFSRLAQSRTNPHVLDTGLTAQDIQSAETLSPVDWDKIDSNAGEKDDLFGF; from the exons ATGGAGGCGCTGCGGTCGGCGGGCCGGGCCATCATCCGGAGCCCCAGCGCCGCCAAGCAGTCCTGGGGCAGCGGCAAGCACAAGA AGCTACCAGAAAATTGGACCGACACCAGAGAGACTCTACTGGAGGGGATGCTCTTCAACCTAAAGTACATGGGCATGACATTGGTAGAACATCCCAAAGGAGAAGACCTCTCAGCAGCTGCTGTCAAAAGAATTGTGGCCATG GCTAAAGCACGTGGCAAGAAACTGCAGAAAGTTACCCTGAAGGTATCTCCCAGAGGGATTATCCTAAATGACAGCGGAACTAACGAATTGATAGAAAATATCTCAATATACAG GATCTCTTACTGCACTGCAGACAAGAGCCACGATAAAGTGTTTGCCTACATTGCTCAGAGCCAGCACAACGAGAACCTGGAGTGTCACGCTTTCCTCTGCCCCAAACGGAAACTG GCCCAGGCAGTTACCCTAACTGTAGCTCAAGCATTCAAAGTAGCATATGAGTTCTGGCAAGCATCCAAGGAAG agaaagaaaagagggaaaaGTCCATCTCTGAGGGAGAAGGTGCAAGTGGCCCAAACTCAGAAGATCCTGCCTGCCTTAAAGCAT TTGCCACAGGGAACCTGTTGGACTTCGGAGATGCTGCCAAATCTCTCCAGCCTGTCAGCACGAATGCCACACACATAGATGAGTTGGATCCAAACTTCTCATCTGAGAATAACAACATAGTCTGG GAAATGGATGACGGGCTCGAGGAGGCATTTTCAAG ACTTGCTCAGTCTAGAACTAACCCTCACGTCCTGGACACTGGCCTGACTGCTCAAGATATCCAGAGTGCAGAAACCCTCTCGCCTGTAGACTGGGACAAAATCGATTCAAATGCGGGAGAGAAAGATGACCTGTTTGGGTTCTGA
- the LDLRAP1 gene encoding low density lipoprotein receptor adapter protein 1 isoform X1, producing MEALRSAGRAIIRSPSAAKQSWGSGKHKKLPENWTDTRETLLEGMLFNLKYMGMTLVEHPKGEDLSAAAVKRIVAMAKARGKKLQKVTLKVSPRGIILNDSGTNELIENISIYRISYCTADKSHDKVFAYIAQSQHNENLECHAFLCPKRKLAQAVTLTVAQAFKVAYEFWQASKEEKEKREKSISEGEGASGPNSEDPACLKASVATGNLLDFGDAAKSLQPVSTNATHIDELDPNFSSENNNIVWEMDDGLEEAFSRLAQSRTNPHVLDTGLTAQDIQSAETLSPVDWDKIDSNAGEKDDLFGF from the exons ATGGAGGCGCTGCGGTCGGCGGGCCGGGCCATCATCCGGAGCCCCAGCGCCGCCAAGCAGTCCTGGGGCAGCGGCAAGCACAAGA AGCTACCAGAAAATTGGACCGACACCAGAGAGACTCTACTGGAGGGGATGCTCTTCAACCTAAAGTACATGGGCATGACATTGGTAGAACATCCCAAAGGAGAAGACCTCTCAGCAGCTGCTGTCAAAAGAATTGTGGCCATG GCTAAAGCACGTGGCAAGAAACTGCAGAAAGTTACCCTGAAGGTATCTCCCAGAGGGATTATCCTAAATGACAGCGGAACTAACGAATTGATAGAAAATATCTCAATATACAG GATCTCTTACTGCACTGCAGACAAGAGCCACGATAAAGTGTTTGCCTACATTGCTCAGAGCCAGCACAACGAGAACCTGGAGTGTCACGCTTTCCTCTGCCCCAAACGGAAACTG GCCCAGGCAGTTACCCTAACTGTAGCTCAAGCATTCAAAGTAGCATATGAGTTCTGGCAAGCATCCAAGGAAG agaaagaaaagagggaaaaGTCCATCTCTGAGGGAGAAGGTGCAAGTGGCCCAAACTCAGAAGATCCTGCCTGCCTTAAAGCAT CAGTTGCCACAGGGAACCTGTTGGACTTCGGAGATGCTGCCAAATCTCTCCAGCCTGTCAGCACGAATGCCACACACATAGATGAGTTGGATCCAAACTTCTCATCTGAGAATAACAACATAGTCTGG GAAATGGATGACGGGCTCGAGGAGGCATTTTCAAG ACTTGCTCAGTCTAGAACTAACCCTCACGTCCTGGACACTGGCCTGACTGCTCAAGATATCCAGAGTGCAGAAACCCTCTCGCCTGTAGACTGGGACAAAATCGATTCAAATGCGGGAGAGAAAGATGACCTGTTTGGGTTCTGA